The genomic segment GAGGCCGCCGTTTGTCGCTGTCCACGGACTATGCACGGATTGATCTTGAAGGCGTTTACCCAGGTCAGCCACGGTGCCCGGAGCAAGATCCGGACTGGCGCCAGCACACCGAGGCTAGCCACCGGAACCCCGCAACGCATCCTCGATCCGGCGGTTGACGGTCGCCTCCTGGCCGTCGATGCACTTCGCGTAGACCTTCAACAGCACGTCGACCGAGTGCCCGGCCCGCTCCGCGACCTCGGTTGCCGGAACACCGGCGTTCAGCCAGAGTGACACCGCCGCGTGCCGCAGGTCGTACGGCCGACCCGCCAGCGGCGAGGCGAACTGGTGCGGAGTCAGCGCGAACGCCCGAGCCTCCTCCCAGACCCGCGAGTACGTCGAGGCCGCCACCACGCTGCCCCGCTCGCTGCGAAACAGCCGGCCATCCTCGGCGACGCCGTACCGGTCGATGTGCTGGCGCAGGATCTCGACCAGCACCGGCGGGATCGGCACGCCCCGCGGCTCCGAGTCGGCCCGGTGCTTGAGCCCGCGCAGGTCGTGAGCCTCGCCGCTGTCGGTCCACCGCTTGCCGGACTGCGGCCGGTTGTCGACAAGCGTCAGCCGCCCCCACCCCTTTGCCGGAAGGTGGCAGTCCTGCTCCCGCAGTCCCAGCGCCTCACCCGGACGAAGGCCCGCCAGGTAGAGGCAGGCGAAGAACCCGACCAGCCGCTCACCCTTGCGCACCCGGCCGCGCCGCCCGACGTACGACACCGCCGTGAGCAGTTCCCCCGCCTGCCGCGGATTCACCACCACCCGACGATCCACCGTCACGGCGAGCTTCTTGCGCGTCGACCGCACCCGCAGCTTGTCGACCGGGTTGAACTCCAACTCCTCCAGCTCGACCGCGTACTGCAGCACGTTGTAGAACACCGATCGCTTACGCCGCACCGTGGTCACCGCCGCCGCGCGGCCGTCGAGCGTCAGCGCCAGGGCGTCGAGCGCTCCCCGGACGGTCGCCGCCTGGCCGACCTCGGCGAGCGGCAGCGACGCCCGGCGCAACCACCGCAACGCGGGTGCCAGTTCCGGCGGGACGTCCCGTTGCCGAACGGCCGGCGGTAGCAGGTGGTCGACCAGTAACCGGCGCAACTCTGCCACCTCCGGCCGGCCCGACACGTCCCGGACCAACGCCGGGGTGACGGTGGCGAGCGCGTCGACCAGGCTCGCCCGCGTCTTGGCCGCCGCCCCGGGCCACTTCATATCGAGGTACGCCTGAACGAACTCAAGCCACGTCTGCGCGCCCTTGGCCGCCATCATCGAGTCGGGCAACCCGGTCGCCGAGTCGAACGCCTCGCCCCGGTTGATCACCTGCATCAGGTCGGACCGGAAATTGTCCGCCAGAGCACGGGTCGCGAAGTTGCGCGACTTCTCCCGGCCCTCGACGGTCCACCGGACGGTGTAGGTCTTCTTCTTGCCGCCCTTGTTGATGCGCAGGTCCCAGACCCGGACCGCGCGCGACTTCATGCCGCCTCCCGGTGTTGTTCCAGCCAGACCCGCAGGTCGCGCCGACCGATGCGCAGCTCACCGTTCGGGAGCTTGATGCACTCCGGCGCGATTCCCAGCTCTCGCCAGCGGTAGAAGGTCCGCCGGGATACGCCGTTGAGCGCGGCAAGCACCTCAGGAACGGTCAACAGCTCGTCATCCATAGGGGTGTCGTCCTCCGAAAGGCTCAGGCTGCGAGGGGCAGAGAAGCGGTTGCCGAAAGCGGTCCGGGTGCGCGTTGTCGGGCGGCATCCAGGTCTGTTCGCCAGCGGATGCGGGCGGATACGGCGCGCAGGATGCGGTGTTCGACGGGTAGGACGTCGGGGTCTTCCGGTCGGGCGAGTTCGAAGCGGTACCGGTTCGGCCCGTCCGGTTCGGCGGTGTCGGCCTGGTCGTGCTCGACGGTGTCGGCCATGCCGCCGGCCAGGATCGTGCGGACCCATGCCCGGTTGTCGGCCCGGTGGTCGGCCAGGGTCTTGCCGGACCACTGTCGGGAGACCAGGACCCGCCGGCCGGTGAAGCCGAGCGTGGAGCGCTGGTGGACCTTGCCGGTGCACCGCCCGGGGGTCAGCCCGGCTTTGGCGCCGTCGGGTTGGATTCCGTAGAGCAGCCAGTTAGCGCAGGTGGGCGAGCACGGCAGGGTGGACAGTTCGGCGTGGAGCCGGTCGAAGTGCGCCCGTTGCGGGTTGCTGCGCGGCTTGGCCTGGTCGGTCAGGTCCTTGGTGACGTACTTCGTCACGTACCGGATCGACCGTTCCGCGTCGCGGGTGCCGTGGTCGATGCCCCGGGCGTCGATCCGGCCGAGCCGGGCGACGTAGGCGGGTCGGCTGTCGGGTTCCTCCAGCTCGTCGAGAGCGACCGCCCACGACGTCAGCGGTGCCCTGGTCTTGGGGTCGACGTATGCCTGCCGGTCGACGTCCCACACCGGCGGCTTGTCGACCCGGTAGACGGGGTGGTCGAACGACGGCCACCACACCTGGTGGTAGGTGGCCGCCGCGATCTGCTTGAGCAGCCGGCGGGGCAGGGTGCCGCGGATCGCGAAGTGTGCGTGTGGCGCCAGCCTGCGTTGCAGCTCGACGGCCCCGGCGTACTGGACGTTCCAGCCGGCGGCGCGGCGCAGGTTCTGCCACCACCGGTCGAGGATCCGGGCGAAGTGGATCGCGTCCAGCGCCGCCCGGCGGTAGTCGTAGCCGGCCGGGTCGACCGGGGTGCCGAGCACGTCGTCATGCGGCCCGTGGCGCTGCCCGCACTCGCACGGCGCGATGTAGGCGCCCCGGCGTAGGTGGGAGTGCACCGGCCCATGTGAGCCCAGGGTCAGCGTGACGAGCATGGACGGCCGGTAAGTCTGACCCTGCCGGCCGGTGTAGGCGCGGCCCACCGTGCGCGGGTCGACCGGCAGCCGGGGCAGATCCGGGGCGTCCTGCCGCCGCCGGGTCGACCGCTTCCGCCTCGGCCGGTCGTCGCGTTCCTTCGGGGTCAGGTGCCCGCGTAGGTCCGTGGTGGACAGTGCTTCGTCCAACTCGGCGATCCCGGCATCCAGGTCGGCGAGCTGCGCGGCCCGCTCGTCGGGGTGCATGGGCTGGTACTGCAGCGCTTCGCGTTCGAACTCCATGTGCGCCCGGACCCGGACCAGGGCGAGGGCTTCCTCACCGGCCGGGTCGGGGCGGATAGCGGGTTCGTCGGCGAGGTGCCAGCCCTCCCGGATCTGCTGGATACGCAGCCGCCGCCCCCGCTCCGCGCAGGGCTTGCACTTCGCCGCGAGGGTCGCCCCGCACGGCACCTCCACGACCTCGGTCGCTCCGGTCACCGTGTCGGTCCGGCGCAGGGCCAGCGGACGGGTGCAGACGCCGTTGTCCTCGGCCAGTTTCTTGAGCGCGTCCTTGGCCAACGGCTTGCGCATCCGGTCGGCCCGGGACCCGGGCCGGGGCTGGGTGTCCGGCTGCCTCTGCGGGGGGTGGGCAGGGTTCTGGGTCACGGTGGTGGGGATGGGTTGGGTTTGGTTCACGGGGTGGCCTCCGTGGCGGTTGCCGGGTGGCTGGTGCCGTTGCGGGTGGCGAACGCGGCGGCGGGAACGGGAACCAGGGCGGGCCGGTCCGGGTCGCGGATCTGGCGCAGCAGTTCCGAGGCCGCGCCGTTGGAGACCCGCAACGCGGCCCGCAACTCGTCACGGGTGATGGGCCGGCCGGTCGCCGCCCGATGCTCGACGGCACGCCGCCGGGCAAGCTGGACCAGATCGACGGTGGCCGCCTGGTCGCCGTCCGGCTCGTCGTCCGCGCCGTCCCGCCGGCCGGTGCCGTCCCGGTCGCTGACCTGGGCGGGTACGAGGCCGGGACGCTCGCCGTCCTCGGTCGGGACGGCCGGGGACGGGTGCGGTCCGGCCGGGACCGCCGCCGGGGACGACGGGACGGTGAGGACGAGTTTGGACAGGCCGAGGAACGCCAGGGCGGGCACGGCGGACAGCAGCCAGCCGGAGGGGCCGGGTTTGGCCACGGCGAGTTGCGCGGACAGGGACAGGGCCACCGCGGCGACGAGGAGGAACATCGGGTACCCGATCGGGCCGCCCGTGCGTCGCCTGCGTCGGATGGTGAGCAGGGCAGCGAGGGGGATCAGTTCGGAGATCGCGGCGTTGGCCCAGCCGAACCAGTCACCGGTACCGGCCGGAGAGTTAGCCATGGTCCAGTCGTGGACGTGGGTGAACGACGCCGCCCCAGCCAGCCCACCCACCACGAGCAGGATCGCGACCAGGACCACCCCCTCAGCCCGTTCGGTGCGGGTCGTCACGGCTTCTCCTCCTCGATGTCGGACCGGTGGTGGGTGTGGGCGAGGTCGTGGATGTCGTCATCGGTGAGGTAGGAGAACCGGACCCGGACCGGTTCCCGGATGCCGTCGAGAGCGACGAACCCGACCCCCGGCGCGGTTTCCGGGATCAGGTCGCAGGTGGCGCCCCGGTCGCGGGCGTGGTCGCCGAGGACCATGTCGACCTGTTCCGGTTCGGTCATCCGCAACCCGATACGGGTCGGGAACAGGTCCCGAAACGGCAGCACGTCCTTGCGGGGGTCCTGCAACGCGGCGATGACGTGCACCCCGACCGCGCGGCCCTGCGACAGCAGCAGCCCGAGCGCGTCCTTGATCCGGTCCCTGACTTTGCGGTCGGACAGGTACGCCGTCAACGCGGCCAGCTCGTCGACGACCAGCACGATCAGCGGCTCATCAACGGTCGGGGTGTGCTGGCGGGACACCCCGCGTAGCCGGGCGGCCCGCTGGCGCATGCGTTTGACGGCCTCCTCCAGGACGCCGGCCATGCTGTCCGGGTCGTCGTAGGCGAACCGGGCGAACAGCGCCCTGCCGGCCGCCAGTTCCATGCCGCCTTTGGGGTCGAACACCCACAGCTCCACCAGCCCGGAGCGCACCCCGCCGGCAAGGGATCGGATCAGCGACCACAGCACCGAGCCCTTGCCCGAGTTCGTGGCCCCGGCTACCAGGACGTGAGTGCCGGCCAGCCGCAGCCGGTACGGCTGCCCGTCCTCGGCCACCCCCAACTCCAGACCGGTGAAGTCCGGGACTACCGGTACTGGCAACGGCTTCACGGTTGCGGCGAGGGGGTCGCGGCGGCGGAAGTGCAACACCACCCGATCCGGGCGCCCGGTCGAGAAGGCGCGGCCTTCCCGGAGCCGGAACGCGTACGCGAGCCGGTCGGCGGCGTGGCCCCAGTCGTCGGGAAGCTGGCCGGGCAGCATCCGCACCGTCACGACATCGGTGAACCGGTCGCAGCGCACCGACACCAGCCGGGGAACGAACCGGTCACCGGCGAACGAGGTAGCCAGACCACAGGTTGCCATCGTGGCCGCCCACCCTCGCCGGTACACCCACAACCGCCGCCACCTGGCTACGGCCGGATACCAGCCGAACCGCAGCCACGAGGCCGGATGCCACCGCCACCAGCCGACACACCCCGCCGCAACCGCCGCGACGACGCCGACCAAGACCAGCCAGCCGTACTCGGCCCCGATCCACCAGCCGAGCCCGACCGGGCCGGTCAACCACCAGTGCCGAACCGCCCACACGGCGACCCGGACCAGACCCCGACCCAGCCACCACAAGACGAGCAGCCAGCCCGGCACCCGCCACGCCGGCAGCCGCATGTTCATCGGCGCAACCGGGATCTTCTCCCCCGGAATCACATTGATCAACGGCATCAGCAGTCACCGCCCGAGGCGGTGCCGAGCCGGACGCCGGCTACCACAGCAGCCCTCGCCTTTGCGACGGCCGCGCCAACGTGGCCATGCAGGTCCGGCACGCCATGTGCCGCAGATCGAACCGGCGCGGCTTCACCCAGACGTGACACCACGGGCACCGGATCTCATCCACCAACACCGCAGCCGGCGCAAGACCCACCAGCCGCCGCAGTCCGGCCCGGAGGTACCAGGTGAGATCACGCAGCCGGAAGAAGCGAGCCGGCCGGCGCATCAGGAACACCCCCGCCGCAGCGACTCAGCCCGCTCCCGAGCGGTCTGCGCCGATTCCTCGATCTGGATCCGGTCGCAGCCCGGATCCTCAGCGGCGACCCGGTCCAGCAGGTCGGCCTTACGGTCGTACCAGTCCGCCCGCTCGACGGCAGGGGCGAACAGGCCCGGCATCGACCGCAGCAACGCGGCCAGTTCTGTGGCGAACGACGTCGCCCGGTCGGTGGGTGAGAGCGGGTTCAGGGCAGGGGGAACTACCGTGGGCACAAGGCCCTCCTTGAAGGTGAGGGGTGGGCTACGGCGCGGGGCAGGCCGGGACTCTTGGCGGGGAAACGGCCCGCCCCGCGTGTGACTGCTCGGATTCAGGCCGCGGCGAGGGCAGCGGCCGGCACGAGAGCGGTAGCGCGCAGCGAGTACGCCATCCGGGCCTTGCACTGCCCGGAGGTCTTGCACCGCTGGGAATCCACGTACGGGGTGAGGGTCAAGCCCTCGAACGCGACGGCCGGCGGATAGCCCGGCACGGTCGACGGCGGCGGGACCGGCTGGACCGGCGCGACGACCTTCACCTTGACCTCGGTGGACCGACCGAACCGCCCGGCCTCCGGGTCGAGATCCATCACCCGGACCAGCCAGACCCGCTCGCCGGTCTCCTTGTCGCGCGCCTGGTTGTCCGCCTCGCCCCGGCGATCGAAGTCGACCTGCGGACCGACGCCGAGGCAGAGCACCCCGGCGGGAAAGACGTACTCGAACGGGACCGGCACCTTCAACGTCAGCGGAACCACAACGAACCCTCCTAGCCTGACCAGATGCCAACCTGACATCCGCTTGATCTAACAAGTTACGTCAGCTTGTAAACACAGGCAAGGGGGTTGCGAGGAGACTTCGCAAACTGTGGACGACGACGCCCTCAGGAAACCGGGTAGGTGTCCTCGATCTCGTGCCGGCTACCCGGCATCACCAGCACCGACGTCAGAATCGGCTCACCGGACGCCTGGTGCAGCGTCAGCACAACACTCAACACCGGCTCATCCGCCGGCACCTCCAGGGCCTCGGCCTCGTCCGGGCCGACCCGCCGGGCGGTCATCCGCTCCGTGGCGTAGTCCGCCCGAAGGCCCTTGATCCGTCCGATGTGATCCAGCAGCCCGCCCGGAATCGGTTCCGGTTTGATCACCGCCGTACCCACCGCGATGTCAACCGGCACGAACGTGGCCACCAGGTCCACCGGCCCCGACGCAGAGACCGTCCGCCGCCGCCGCTCATACACCGGAGTCCCCTCCGCTATGCCCAGCTCAGCAGCGATCCGAGGCGACGCCAGCACCGGCCCGACGTGCAGAATCTCCACCTCGGCGGTCTCATCCAGCTCCAGCACATCCCGCGCGTACTCCGGCGACGTGCGCCCCGACGGCGGACGCCCCCGCACAAAACTGCCCTTGCCCTGCTGGGATTCGATCCACCCGTCCTGCTTCAAGATCCCCAACGCCTTGAGGACCGTCGGACGAGACACCCCGAACTCCGTGCACAACTGGCTCTCCGACGGCAGCGCCGCTCCCGGCCCGTAAACGCCGTCCTCAATGCGCTGCCGCAACGCGTTCAACACGCGCAGATACTTCGGCGTCGGAATCTCGTACGCCATCGCGGGCTCTCCCCACCGGGTCCAGAGCCTCACGTCACGGAAGCTCACGTTATGTCAAGACAGCAGCCTAGAGCCTGCCAGCATGACAGGACAACCATGGTCAGCCGTTCGGTCCACTAGCCCCATCCACCGCCGGCAGCCAACCCGCCCACGGTCCGGACCGGCCGATCAGATCCGGCCGGGTGGCCCCCGGCCACCGCCGGGGCAGCACCCCGTACCGGCCGAAGACCCGCAACGCGGCCCGACGGCAGCCACACGGCGCCACCGCTTCACAGCCGGAGCACAGCCCGTTGCCGCTGTTCGGGGTGTGCCGATCAAGCTGGTCCTGCGCGGCGTGCAGCTCCTCGTACGCCGTCACCGACAGATAGACGCTCACCGCCCTAGCCCGTCCGCCGACAGCAGGGACGCCCGCACGAGGATCTGTGCATGGTCGCCGGACTGACCGTCGTGCAGGATCTTCACGCCCTCCAGCCAGACCCACTCGTTGCTCTCCGGCCGGTTCGCCACCAGCCGCACCCCGGTCACCCACAACGACACCGGCCCGTCCGTCGGCCTGACCCGCTCACTGGCGTCGATCCGCACGATCGACCCAAGCTGAACGCGAACGTCAAACACCGTTCCTCCTCGCCGCCTGGACGGCCCACGGCTGCACCGGCAGCCTGGCCCGATTCACCATCGGCAACACCTGCAAGCCGGCGACCTGCACGAACACCTCACGCCGCTCCTCGGCGTTGCCGAACGGGTCGAGGCTGTAGCCGGTCAGCCAGCACCAACCCCGGTAAGTTGGCCTGCCGCACACCGACGTCACCCGCATCCGCAGCGCCCGGTCCCCGGCGAACTGCACCGACGCCCGCCCATCGATCAGCAGCACGTCACCCGGCTTCGGCACCACCGGCAGTCACCCCCACGGTTGGAGGGCACCGAGGCGGGCGGGCATTCAGGAGGCCGCAGTCGACCAGACGGCCAAGCGCCGGCACCCGCCCCGGTGCCAGCTCAGGAAACGGCCACCCGGCCCCGACCACCGCAGTCCAGACACGACCGCCGCGCCACACCACGAGAAGGCCCGCCCGCCACCGCGGCTGCCCGCAGCGCCGCCCGCCGCATCACGTACTTCCAGCCGGCACCGGCGCAGGAGGGACAATCGGTTGACACGTTGTGCTCGACCATGGACACAGGTTGTGGCACGAACCGACGCTCAACCCGGAAAATGATTCCGGGGTCTACCGACCCCGAGGGGAGGCCCCACGGTGCGCGGCATGACCAACAACCTGACGATCGGCGAACGCGTCGCCTGGTACCGCCGCCGACGCGGACTGTCCCAAGAAGTCCTCGCCGGACTCATCGGCCGTACCGCCGACTGGCTCGGCAAGATCGAGAACAACCGGATCGAGCTGGACCGGCTCTCCGTCATCAAGGCACTCGCCGACGTCCTGGACGTCTCCCTCGGCGATCTCCTCGCCGAACCGTCCCTGCTCGACTGGAACGACGACACCGGCAACGACACCGTGCCGGCACTGCGCACCGCCCTGATGAACTACCAGACCATCACGCCATTCCGTCACAGCGGCACCGACAGCCCGCCGGCGCGTCCCGACGACCTCAAGCGCGAAGTCCGGGACCTCTGGGACGCCTACCAAGGTTCCCGCTTCGGCTACGTGGTCGCCCGCCTACCCGACCTCCTCGGCCGCGCCCATGCCGCCGCCGACCAGCTCGACGGTGACGACCAGGACCAGGCCCGCCGACTCCTCGGCCTCACCTACCAACTCGCCGCCACCCAACTCACCAAACTCGGCGAGACCGACCTTGCTTGGATCGCCGCCGACCGCGGCCTCACCGCCGTCCGACCAACCGCCGACCCGCTCGTCACCGGCTCCCTGTTGCGGTCCGTCGGCCACGCCCTGCACTCCACCGGCCGCTACCGCGAAGCCGTCCGACTCACCGAGGACGCCGCCGCCTACCTCGAACCCCACCTCGACAAGCCGACACCCGCCCTGCTGTCCGTCTACGGCACCCTGTTCCTGTCCGGAGCCATGGCCGCCGCCCGAGCCAACGACCCCACCACCACCCGAACCTTCCTCGGCGTCGCCGATGAGACCGCCGGCCGGCTCGGTGCGGACGCCAACCATCTGTGGACCGCCTTCGGCCCCACCAACGTCACCATCCACCGCGTCGCCACCGCCGGAGAACTCGGCGACGTGCAGGTCGCCGTCGACCTCGGCCCCCGCGTCGACACCACCGCCCTACCCATGGAACGCCGCATCCGCCACGCCCTCGAAGTCGCCCGCGCCTACAACTCCTGGAACCGCCCCGACGACGCCCAAGCCGCCCTCCTCGACGCCGAACAACTCGCCCCCGAACAGGTCCGCCACCACTTCCTCAGCCGCCAACTCGCCCTCACCTGGATCCGCCGCCAACGCGGCAAACCCTCCACCCAACTCGTCGGACTCGCCCGCCGCCTCAACGTGCTCGACTGACCAGCCCCATCTACGCTGCCCGAGTGACGGCATCCGAGACGCCCCCCATGGCCACCCCCCGCGTCGCCGCAGGCGCTCTCTTCTTCGACGACGAAGGCCGCGTACTCCTCGTACGACCCACCTACAAACCCCATTGGGACATCCCCGGTGGCTATGTCGAACCCGGAGAATCACCCCGCGCCGCCTGCATCCGCGAGATCCGCGAAGAACTCAGCCTCACGGTTCACGTTGGCCCATTGCTCGTAGTCGATTGGGCGCCCGCCAACAACGAAGGAGACAAGATCCTCTTCGTGTTCAACGCAGGGCACTTTGATGCCGACATGCAGCAGCGCGTCGCCTTCCGCGATGGAGAACTTGCCGAGTGGCGCCTTGTCGCTCCCGATGACCTACCCGAGTACACTCCCGACCGGCTTACCCGCCGCATTCAGACCGCCGTCAACGCCCGGCGCGAAGGAAGCCCCACATACACCGAACACGGTGTCATTCCTTGATGCGCATCCTCCGACACCCGTCCCGGTAAGGCAGCATCAGCGGCATGTACCCGATCACCATCACCGGCCACCAGGTCGACCTACGCGACTTCTGGGCCAACGACATCCCCGCCGTGCATGCCATCGTCGGTGACGACCGCGTCACCCGGTGGCTCTCCTACGACACCCGCGGCATGGCCCAGGCCATCACCATAATCGAAGGCGGCATTCAACGTGCCCAGAACGATCCCCTCGCACCGAGTACTACCTAGCCGTCACCGACAAGACCGACCAGATGATCGGGTTGCCCGCCTCGGCCTCAACGGAGTCCAGGCAGCCAAACTCGGCTACGCCATCCACGCCGACCACTGGGAACGCGGCTGCGCCACCGAACGCCGCCCGCACCCTGATGACCGCGTACGGCTGCCACACTCTCAAACTCCACCAAATCGGATTGACACGCACTCTCGTGCCCTTCGAGCAGGAGCAGCCCGCCACGAGCGGGAGGTAGGCACGGTCGGGAGGTCGCGGAAGTTTCGAGAGATCAAAGGCGTGTGCGGCGGCAAGAGAAAGGGCCGCGCAATCCCCTGGGACAGCGCAGCCCTTTCGATTACCGTTGTTGCTTAACGTACCTACGGCTCGATCCCGAACGTCCGAAAAAGTACCCCGCGATGAGCGATACGATACTGAAAAGCGGAGTCTTTAGCCCGTCCAAGAACTTCTCGGTGGCTCCAGTCGGGGCGCCATTTATTGAAAGTGTAACGAGTGCCGTTAGGCCGAGGACAACGAAGAGTCCGAGCAGAACCAAGGCAAACGTCGTGAACGACCTGCGGGTGTTGGCATCTAGCTCTTCTTGAAATGAAACCCTTTCGTAACGCTCGATCCCCATTACGGACGAAGCGCTAGGAGGTTCATTATGGGCTGGTACGGGTCCCCGATCAGTGATGCGAGCCGGAGCTAGCTCCGTTGAACCCGGGTGACCGGGACATTCACTCCCACCTCTGATCCGATCGGGGCGCCTTAGGCCGTCGGTATTCATGGCAGCGCCATCCACTTCTCTAGTAGAAAACTACTCTTTCGACTTCCTTCGTTTGCGGATCCCGAATAAGGATCTGCTGCCCTTCCTTAAGGGCGTCGTCCACTACCTTGAATACCGAGACGGCTCGCCTAAGTACCTCGGTAAGTGTGACGTTCTCTCGCTCGGCAGTCGTCTTCAAGACACCAAGAACCTCGTCAGAGAGGTTGGCGGAAATCTTTTGATATCCCTTTTGCATGGTTGCTCCGTGCTCGGAAGCATGCTCAGACTGCCGCAGGCCTGTCGGCCTCGGACCTGCTCGACCCCTGTTGAGTTCTCAAGATGCCTGCCCGGCTCGGTTGCGGGAGCGGGTATGCCCCCCATATTACCACAGGCATACCCCGACTCCTGTTGGCAGAGAGGGGTGGTCGGTGTGCGCGCAAGCGACGACGCATTGCTACTGGCTACCTCGATCGGCCCCAGCGTGCCGGGCTGCCTGCGCGCAATGGCTGTCGCCAGCAACCACGCCGGACGGTGGCACCTTTGCGGGGGCCCTGGCTCGGCACCCGTTCGTCGCTGTTGGCCCCACCAGCTGGCAGCGGCCGACCGTCTTGGATCGTGATCGCCATACAGCACGGAATTAACGATCCGCCACAAAGTCTTCCAACACGCAGCGAACCGGGCCGAACCGGCGGACCTTTCCGTACTGGACCGTCAGCAACCCTGTCTCCTGTCTCGCCGGAATCCATAGGTGCTGAACTGCCGAAAGCCTCTCTATAAGATCAAGGCGGCCCGCTTCGCAGGCCGCTCGCGCCGCCGAACCTGGGCCGGGCCGAAGGCCCGCCGCCACGCCTCTGGCCTTCGGCCGCCAGCGCGACGGTGATAGCCCGCCGGCGGCGCGACATACGAAGAAGCCCCGGCCGCCATGATCGAAGGCAGTTCCGGGGCTTCACATTGGTCGAGACACAGGCAGTGCCTCCAGTGGGGCGCTCGGGCGCTCTGGGATGGTGGCGCGCCATCCCGACACCCTCCGTCCGGGCAGAGCCGAGCAGGTGGGCCTGCCCGGTCAAGGTCGTTCAGACGGTGGTGTGCTCCACCTTGACCGGGCAGGCCCCACCAACTCCACGGTGTGCGGACGAAGGCCGACGGGATGGCTGAGGAGTGGAGGGTTAATACTCCAACGTCATTTGGCTTGTCTGCGCTGGTAGTGGGCTCGTCGGGCGCGGGCTTGGGATGTTCGTCGCCAGATTGACCAGTGCAGGGTGTGCGCTGATGGTGGCGATGTGGCGAGGAGGAAGGCGTTGAGGAGTCGGCGGATCTCGGCGACGGTCAACGCGATGATCTTCGGATCGGGGTCAGGGTCGGGGTCGGGCTGTTGTGCGGCGAGGATGGTCAGGATGGCCAAGGCGAGCATGGCCAGGGTGACGTGGCGGTGCCAGCCCGTCCAACCGCGGACCTGGTAGTGGTCGAGGCCGACCTGGCCTTTGCCGGTCTGGAACAGCTCTTCGATGCTCCATCGGGAGCCGGCCACTCGCACAAGTGTGTGCAGCGGGACGGGGCGGGGTGACCAGCACAGGTAGAAGGCCAGCTCACCGGTGGTGCGGTTGCGGCGGATCAGCAGCCACCGGTACTCGTCTGGCCTGGTGGCGGTGGTGATCCAGGCCCACAGGTACTCGCGTGGTCCTTTGGCCCCGGGGCCGCAGCTGTGCGGCTGCCACTCGCGGGTGGGGACCCGGTCGGCGAGGTCGTCGACGCGGATCAGGGTGCGGCCGTCGTTGACGGCCACGCGTCGGTCGCAGCCGACCGCCAGGACGTAGCCGATCTCGCGTTGTTCCAGCTCAGCGCGCAGGCCCGGGTCGGCGCCGTAGACCTCGTCGCCGGTCACCCACCCGCATGGGACACCAGCGGCGATCGCGGCGACGATCATCTGCCGGGCCAGGGCAGGCTTCGTGGCGAA from the Solwaraspora sp. WMMD1047 genome contains:
- a CDS encoding GntR family transcriptional regulator — encoded protein: MAYEIPTPKYLRVLNALRQRIEDGVYGPGAALPSESQLCTEFGVSRPTVLKALGILKQDGWIESQQGKGSFVRGRPPSGRTSPEYARDVLELDETAEVEILHVGPVLASPRIAAELGIAEGTPVYERRRRTVSASGPVDLVATFVPVDIAVGTAVIKPEPIPGGLLDHIGRIKGLRADYATERMTARRVGPDEAEALEVPADEPVLSVVLTLHQASGEPILTSVLVMPGSRHEIEDTYPVS
- a CDS encoding FtsK/SpoIIIE domain-containing protein, encoding MPLINVIPGEKIPVAPMNMRLPAWRVPGWLLVLWWLGRGLVRVAVWAVRHWWLTGPVGLGWWIGAEYGWLVLVGVVAAVAAGCVGWWRWHPASWLRFGWYPAVARWRRLWVYRRGWAATMATCGLATSFAGDRFVPRLVSVRCDRFTDVVTVRMLPGQLPDDWGHAADRLAYAFRLREGRAFSTGRPDRVVLHFRRRDPLAATVKPLPVPVVPDFTGLELGVAEDGQPYRLRLAGTHVLVAGATNSGKGSVLWSLIRSLAGGVRSGLVELWVFDPKGGMELAAGRALFARFAYDDPDSMAGVLEEAVKRMRQRAARLRGVSRQHTPTVDEPLIVLVVDELAALTAYLSDRKVRDRIKDALGLLLSQGRAVGVHVIAALQDPRKDVLPFRDLFPTRIGLRMTEPEQVDMVLGDHARDRGATCDLIPETAPGVGFVALDGIREPVRVRFSYLTDDDIHDLAHTHHRSDIEEEKP
- a CDS encoding DUF2637 domain-containing protein; protein product: MTTRTERAEGVVLVAILLVVGGLAGAASFTHVHDWTMANSPAGTGDWFGWANAAISELIPLAALLTIRRRRRTGGPIGYPMFLLVAAVALSLSAQLAVAKPGPSGWLLSAVPALAFLGLSKLVLTVPSSPAAVPAGPHPSPAVPTEDGERPGLVPAQVSDRDGTGRRDGADDEPDGDQAATVDLVQLARRRAVEHRAATGRPITRDELRAALRVSNGAASELLRQIRDPDRPALVPVPAAAFATRNGTSHPATATEATP
- a CDS encoding replication initiator; this encodes MTQNPAHPPQRQPDTQPRPGSRADRMRKPLAKDALKKLAEDNGVCTRPLALRRTDTVTGATEVVEVPCGATLAAKCKPCAERGRRLRIQQIREGWHLADEPAIRPDPAGEEALALVRVRAHMEFEREALQYQPMHPDERAAQLADLDAGIAELDEALSTTDLRGHLTPKERDDRPRRKRSTRRRQDAPDLPRLPVDPRTVGRAYTGRQGQTYRPSMLVTLTLGSHGPVHSHLRRGAYIAPCECGQRHGPHDDVLGTPVDPAGYDYRRAALDAIHFARILDRWWQNLRRAAGWNVQYAGAVELQRRLAPHAHFAIRGTLPRRLLKQIAAATYHQVWWPSFDHPVYRVDKPPVWDVDRQAYVDPKTRAPLTSWAVALDELEEPDSRPAYVARLGRIDARGIDHGTRDAERSIRYVTKYVTKDLTDQAKPRSNPQRAHFDRLHAELSTLPCSPTCANWLLYGIQPDGAKAGLTPGRCTGKVHQRSTLGFTGRRVLVSRQWSGKTLADHRADNRAWVRTILAGGMADTVEHDQADTAEPDGPNRYRFELARPEDPDVLPVEHRILRAVSARIRWRTDLDAARQRAPGPLSATASLPLAA
- a CDS encoding tyrosine-type recombinase/integrase, with translation MKSRAVRVWDLRINKGGKKKTYTVRWTVEGREKSRNFATRALADNFRSDLMQVINRGEAFDSATGLPDSMMAAKGAQTWLEFVQAYLDMKWPGAAAKTRASLVDALATVTPALVRDVSGRPEVAELRRLLVDHLLPPAVRQRDVPPELAPALRWLRRASLPLAEVGQAATVRGALDALALTLDGRAAAVTTVRRKRSVFYNVLQYAVELEELEFNPVDKLRVRSTRKKLAVTVDRRVVVNPRQAGELLTAVSYVGRRGRVRKGERLVGFFACLYLAGLRPGEALGLREQDCHLPAKGWGRLTLVDNRPQSGKRWTDSGEAHDLRGLKHRADSEPRGVPIPPVLVEILRQHIDRYGVAEDGRLFRSERGSVVAASTYSRVWEEARAFALTPHQFASPLAGRPYDLRHAAVSLWLNAGVPATEVAERAGHSVDVLLKVYAKCIDGQEATVNRRIEDALRGSGG
- a CDS encoding helix-turn-helix domain-containing protein: MDDELLTVPEVLAALNGVSRRTFYRWRELGIAPECIKLPNGELRIGRRDLRVWLEQHREAA